In Acetonema longum DSM 6540, the genomic stretch ATAAAGGCTGGACGTTTGTTTTGGTGACGGCGATTCTTTTGTATCTCTTGGTTCAACGCTTTTTACGGACAGCAGTAGAATCCGGCAATAAGCTGATGATCGCGCAGCAGGAACTGGAATCGTCCTATGAGGAACTTGCCGCTGCCGAGGAAGAACTGCGACAGCAGTTTGAAACGTTTGAAGGACAAACCAAGACATTAACCCTTAGCGAGTGGAACTATCGCAATTTATATTATGACGCCTTGACCGGCTTGCCTAATCGCTATTTATTGCGGGACCGGCTGCAAAAGGCCGTTGAAGACGCCTCTGCGGGCAAGGAAAAACTGGCGGTCATCTTTCTTGATTTAGATGGTTTTAAACTGATGAATGATACCCTGGGTCATTTGGCCGGGGACGAACTTCTCAAGGCGGTTGGCGGAAGACTGGCGGCCTCTGTCTCGGGCAATGATACTGTCGGCCGCCTGGGCGGGGATGAATTTATGGTCCTGGTGAAAAACGGCCAATCTCTTGATAATATCGACGCTACTGTCGACAAACTGATTCAGGCAGTGGCGACTCCCTGGCAGCATAACGGGAGTACCTATCGTGTAACCTGCAAAGCGGGTATTGCTTTATCCTCCGAAAGTCACTCGACGGATGCCGACGCCCTCTTGCGGCAAGCCGACATTGCCATGTATCAGGCGAAAGAGCAGGGAAAAGGAAAGTATCAGTACTATCTGCCGGATATGGCCATACAGTTTTCCCGGCGTCTGGAGATTGAGACGGAATTGCACCGGGCCATTGAAGAACAGCAATTTATCCTGCATTATCAGCCCCAGGTTGCCGGCAACGGTCGCATCGTCGGCGTTGAGGCTCTGCTCCGCTGGCAGCATCCGACAAAGGGATTGATCCCGCCTCAGGACTTTATCCCGGTGGCGGAAGAGACTGGATTGATCCTGAAAATCGGTGAATGGGTACTAAACACAGCCTGCCGCCAGAGCAGGATCTGGCAGGACGCCGGTCTGCCAGATCTGCTGATGGCTGTGAATCTTTCGGCCCATCAGCTGCAGCAGAAAGACCTTATAAAGGTTATTTCCCGCGCCATGGATAAGGCCGGTGTGAAGCCAGAAAATTTAGTCCTGGAAATCACTGAAACAATGGCGATGGAGAATGCCGAACATACGGTTCAGGTGCTGCAGGCGCTTCGGACGATGGGGATCCGGATCGCCCTTGACGATTTTGGCGTCGGTTATTCTTCTTTAATTTATCTGAAACGCTTTCATATCAACTCACTCAAAATCGATCGTTCTTTCATTCAGGATATCCATACTAATTCGGAAGGAGCAATCATCGTCCGAATGATTCTGGCTCTGGCGAAAAATCTTAACTATGTGGTGGTAGCGGAAGGGGTCGAGACGGTCGGGCAATTGAGTTTTCTAAAAGATTTGCAATGCGACTATATGCAGGGATATCTCTTTAGCGAACCCTTGCCTGCCTCTGCGATGACGAAGCTGCTGGCTCAATATGGGAACAGACTATGACGGGAGTGAAGCACAGGCAGAGAGGGCTTGCGGGCCCTGCTTTTTAAGGAGGATATTGTTTGACGCAGTATGCAATTTGTGTTATGGTAATTAAGGATATGTAATAACAGGGCCGTCATTACGACGGCTTTTACTTTTAACTGACTACTGAACTACATACTACTGACTACTGATTATGGAAGGCGGAATTTTAAGTGATTAGTACAACTGCATTGAGTCTTCGATATGGGAAGCGGGTTTTATTTGAGGATGTCCATATCAAATTTACCCCGGGAAACTGTTATGGGCTGATTGGCGCTAATGGCACCGGCAAATCGACTTTCTTAAAAATTTTATCGGGTGAAGTTGAACCGAGTACAGGGAGCGTGGATATTACGCCGGGGGAACGCCTGGCTGTTCTTAAGCAAAATCATTATGAATTTGATGAATTTGAAGTCCTGAAAACCGTTATCGTGGGGCATGCCAGGCTGTATGCCATCATGGAAGAAAAAGATGCGCTCTATGCGAAATCGGATTTTTCGGACGAGGATGGGATAAAGGTATCCGAGCTGGAGGGTGAATTTGCCGAATTAAACGGATGGGATGCCGAGACCGAGGCGGCTAAACTCCTTCACGGCCTGGGAATTGGGGAAAGCCTCCACTGCCAAAAAATGAAGGATTTATCCGGCAATGAAAAAGTTCGGGTACTGCTGGCGCAAACTCTGTTTGGCAATCCTGATATACTGCTGCTGGATGAGCCGACTAACCATCTGGATGTGGAGTCTGTTCAGTGGCTTGAAGACTTCCTGTATAATTTTGAGAATACAGTTATTGTTGTTTCCCATGACCGTCACTTTCTAAATAAAGTTTGCACCCATATTGCCGACATTGATTTTGGCAAAATCCAACTCTTTGTTGGCAACTATGACTTTTGGCTCGAGTCAAGCGAACTGGCGTTAAGACTCTCGAAAGAAGGCAATAGGAAAACGGAAGAGAAGATAAAAGAACTCCAAAGCTTTATTCAGCGGTTTAGCGCCAATGCTTCCAAATCAAAGCAAGCGACATCGCGTAAGAAGCTGCTTGAGAAACTTACGCTGGAAGATATTAAGCCCTCTTCCCGTAAATATCCTTATATTGCCTTTAAGTCTGACCGTGAGGCTGGCGACCAGCTGCTTACAGTGGAAGGACTCACCAAAATCATAGACGGCGAGCAGGTGTTGCCGGAGGTTGGCTTTAGAGTAGAAAAAGGCGATAAGATCGCTTTCGTTGGACCCAAGGGCTTGGCCAAAACTACGCTGTTTCAAGTTCTAATGGGAGAAATGCAAGCGAATAGCGGCGACTTTAAGTGGGGTGTAACCACATCCCAAGCTTATTTCCCTAAAGATAACTCTTCTTACTTTGACGGCGTTGACCTTAATTTGGTGGATTGGCTGAGACAGTTTTCGCGAGACCAGGATGAAACGTTTATTCGGGGCTTCCTGGGACGGATGCTGTTTTCGGGAGAAGACAGCCAAAAAGCGGCAAACGTATTATCAGGCGGCGAGAAAGTTCGCTGTATGATTGCCCGGATGATGCTGAGCGGCGCGAATGTCCTCATATTCGATGAACCAACCAATCACTTGGATTTAGAATCAATTACGGCTTTAAATAACGGTCTGATTAGTTTTGAGGGCACTGTCTTCTTTGTGTCACACGACCATCAATTTGTTCAAACAGTAGCGAATCGTATCATTGAGATAACTGACAACGGAATAGTTGATAAACGGATGACCTATGACGAGTATTTAGAAAGCAAGAAACAGTAATCCGCCAGGCTTTAAAATCGGTCAGGGCAATGATACCTTGCATTGCCTTGCAGGAGCCCCGGTTGTGGCCGTTTATGAGGGGCTTTCGCCTAGAAATCGCCAATTTGTATGATATAACCAGGCAGGAGATGTTTTGTCTTAATCGACAAGAGCATTTGGCTATAGTACAATAGTGTTGATAGAAAATAGCGGTGGCTTCGGTTTATGGCGGAGGTGCAGGATCGCTTGAAGAGTAAGTATTTATTAGCAATGCTGGCAGTGCTTTGGGTCAGCGGACTTTATCATAGCTTCTCATCGCAAGCGTGGCTGGTTGCAATGGCTTCTGCTGCGGCAATGGACTATCCAGTCCAGAGTACCACGAAGAATTTTACTGATAAGCCGGGTATTGCCGGCGAACCCGAAGCGGGGAATGAAGGTCGGGAACAGAGCGACACCTTGCGGCTTGAACTGGGTAAAAAAGGATTGGTCAGTGAACAGGCTGATCATGATCTGTCCCTGCGTCTTACCCGCAAAACCTGGCAAAAGGAAGTGCTGCCAGGGCTGTTCTTTACTTCAGGGGAAGGGTTTAGCTTTAAATGGCCAAATACTGATTTGCGTTTATATATTCAGCGCGATGACGGGCAATATCAACTGCTGTGGAAGCAAAATTTCGATTAATATCCGGGAAGTCAGTTCTTTTCCAAAACTGCGTGACGGCAGGCCGACGGCCTGCCGTTTGTCATGTGCCGGCAAATAGAAATATCTGGACAGGTCTAGGCGGCAAGTTGTAACAATGGTATAATGATTATGTTAACTCAAAGGGAAAGATAAGAGGAAATGGCGATGAATCTGCGGAAATACAATTGGCCGGTCTGCCTGCTGGCTTTAGCGCTGACGGTTCTGTTACTGCTCGGCGGCGAAAAGGCCTGGTATCTTTTGGCCAAAGACAAACCTCTGGATCATGCCTTTCAAGGTATAGAAGGGGTGCAGACAGTAAGCCGGACTAGGGAAGACGGGATTGCCTTACTGCGGGTTACCCTGGGACGGACCGACAATTTTGAAGAAACGTATGAAGCCCTTTGGGCGGCCGCTGAAAAAATTCTGGGCCAGGGGCAATTTCGTATTCTGCTGCAGGATACACGGACGCCTGAATTGGAGCAATTTTACTACACCGTTCAATATGATGCGGAAGAGGCGGTGCAAACCGGCCAATTCAGCTCCATGGTCCGGCGGATTGAGGAAAAATCCGGGCAAGCCGGAGTCCGGGCTGCTATCTATGTAGACCGGCAAAGAATCTATTTACATTTTTCCCGGGCCGATCAGGATATGTACGTCGTAGTGCCGCGAGGGGACCGTTGAAAAAGGCCCATCCGCGTCGTTTCAGCCTCCTGTGCGCGCGGCCTCGTCGCGCTGTATCAGAATTTGCGGCTTTTCGGGAGAACGGTAATGGTGGTGGCCTCTTAGGCTGAAAAGGCGCCTGAGTTCTTCACTAGTACGGAAACGCAAGCGTTTCTCTTACCTAGCACCTGGACCTTCTTGAACGGTCCCTGTTTCGACATTGAAGATGAGTTTTACAGCAGAGTATAAAGGGAGGTGACAGCGTGCACCGGATGGAAATCATTGTCGGCACTGGCGTCGGGATTTTGGCGTATTTGCAATGGAAGGGATTTAATATCCTTCCGGTTTTGTTTTTGCTGGGGATTGTTGCCGCTTTGTTTTATGTCGGCAATCAGCATGCCGTTGGCCGCTCCTTTGCTGCGATGGACAGCCGGAAAGCCCGGCAGAGCCTGATCCGTTTCGAGGATATCGGCGGGCAGGACGTGGCGAAAAATGAATTGTGCGAAGCACTTGAATTCATTAAAAATGCGGCACAGGTCAGGGAGATGGGGATTCGCCCGCTCAAGGGAGTGCTTCTTACCGGACCGCCGGGAACGGGTAAAACCTTGCTGGCCAAGGCAGCCGCCCAGTTCACCAATTCGTCCTTCCTGGCCGCCAGCGGCTCGGAATTTGTCGAGATGTATGTGGGCGTAGGGGCTCAGCGTATCCGAAAATTGTTTAGCCAGGCCCGTGATACTGCCCGTAGAAACAAGCTGAAAAGCGCGGTCATCTTCATTGACGAGATCGACGTGCTGGGGGGAAAACGCGGCCAGAGCGGCAATAATCAGGAACACGATCAGACCTTAAACGAATTGCTGGTGCAAATGGACGGCTTGTCTCTGGAGGACGAGATATGCTGTCTGGTGATTGCGGCGACCAACCGGCCGGAGGCGCTGGATCAGGCGCTGTTGAGGCCCGGACGGTTTGACCGGCAGGTCCGGGTGGATCTTCCGGATAAGAAAGGCCGGTTGCATATTTTGCATTTGCATACCCGGAATAAGCCCTTGGCGGAGGCGGTAGACCTGGAAGAAATTGCCGCCGATACTTTCGGTTTCTCCGGGGCCCACCTGGAAAATGTGGCCAATGAAGCAGCTATCCTGGCCTTGCGGGACGGCGCCGGTCAAATCGAGATGCGTCATCTGCGCAGTGCCGTGGAAAAAGTTATTCTGGGGGAAAAGCTGGACAGGACGCCAGTCGCCGAAGAAAAGCAGCGGGTAGCGGTGCATGAAGCCGGGCATGCCCTGGTGAGCGAACTGACCCGGCCCGGGTCAGTGGCCACTGTCAATGTGGCTGCCCGTAACAACGCATTAGGTTATGTGCGTCAGACCCAAGAGTCTGATATTTATCTATACACCAAAGACCAGCTTTTAGACCGGATTGCCGTGGCTCTGGCCGGAGCAGCGGCGGAAGAACTGATGCTGGGCAGCCGCAGCACCGGAGCGGCGAACGATTTTAAGCAGGCGACAGATGTGGCCAGACAGATCGTGTTTGCCGGGTTATCCGAACTGGGAGTGGTGTCGGCTGACGATCTGCCGCGAGATCTTTTGCATCAGACGGTCAGGAGCATCATTCAAAACGCGGGCGATAAAGTGAATGCCCTGTTAGCCGGGAACAGCGACGCCTTGCAGCGTATTGTCGGCGTGCTGCAGGAACAGGACTCCATTTCCGGAGCAGAGTTACGGGCAATGATGCAAAAAATCGCCTAAAATCAGAGTCTAATTACAGAATAGGTCCTGGCCGGTTGTTCGGTCAGGACCTATTTTTTCAGTCTAGGGGTTTATCGGTTGTTCGGCGGATTCGTTTTCGTTCGCCGTCTGCCGGTGGTTATTTGTCAGAAGCTCAATTATCTTATCGTTTTGTTGGATGATAGTTTTTTGGTTCACTATGATATTTTTAATCAGTGCCAGGTTATGATTCATTTGCTCCAGCGCCACCGCGGCGGAGGAAGAGAACTCCGTTACTTGTTTGGCGATTTTACCAAAACTTCTGTTCAACTAAATCCCTCCATCCATACTCTATTCGATATTCTGGGAATCTTGTTGCAAAGCTCATCTGCAGCCTGGAAATGGGCCTTTTTCAAAGGCCCCCAGATAAAAAAATGCTAGTTAAGATCACGTCGCTTAGTATATACTATTGCCGTGGGAAGAATTGTGTTCACTATTCATGCCAGGGGAGGGAGCCATGCTTACTGCCTTAGTTGCCCATCCGTTCGCCGGGTACCTTTTTATTTTTTTCGCCAGAGTTATGGATGTATCCCTTGATGTTTTCCGGCTGCTGCTATTGACCCGGGGCTATGCGATGCCAGCCGCGCTCATTGGTTTTGTGGAAGTGACGATTTTCGTTACGGCTCTTAGCACAGTGATTGGTAGTGGTATAACCGATCCGATTAAAATCGTAGCCTATGCCGCTGGTTTTGCCACCGGTAATCTGGTGGGAATATATGTTGAAGGGAGGATGGCGGTAGGATATGTAGCCATCCAGATTTTCCCCAGCCAGGATTACTGCCAGGACTTGCTGGACCGCCTGCGCAAAAGCGACTTTGGTTTCACCAGCCTTAGCGGACAGGGCCGATCCGGCCCCCGGGAAGTCTTTATCGTTACCGTCAAGCGCAAAGATCTGCCTCGGATTCTGCAGATCCTGGACGAGACTGCCCCTGACACATTTTTTAATATTTCTGATGTACGGTCGATCCGTGGAGGAATCTTTCCCCACCGTAATATTTAGATTGAGTAAAGAGCAGGTATATGGGATGAGGAATCTTGCCTGGTATATATTTAATGTATTGTCTGTCGGACTGATTCTCGGCCTAAATGGTCTGGCCTGCATTTTGCTGGCGCGGCTGTCGGATGTGTATAAGCGCCGCTGGTTTTTACCGGCCTTTTGGTCCATGACGGTGTTGTCGCTGGTGACCTATGGGGCGGGCCGCATCATTTCCCTGCGCATGGTGACTGACCAGACAGCTTGGCTGGGTATTCTGGTATATCTGACCATCATCTGGAATGTAGGGGTGATGGTGCTTTTAGCCCTGTTTCCAGTTTGGTACGGATTGTACCGATTCGGCAACCCGCGGCGCAGAGCAGGGCGGCAGGTGCCGCAGCCGGTATCGGCAGTCAGCCGCCGGCAGTTTATATCCGGAGTGCTGACTGCTGCCCCGGTGCTGAGTATGGGTTTGGCTTCCTATGGGGTGGTCAACGCCGAGACCTACATTGCCACTACCCGGATTTCGCTGCCGTTTCCTTCTTTGCCGGCAGGTTTTGACGGATTGAAGGTGGCGCAGATCTCAGATACGCATCTCGGTCTGTTTTTTTCATTAAAAAAGCTGGATCGCCTATTGAATATGATCCGGGAGGAACAGCCTGATTTACTGGTCATCACCGGCGATTTTGTCGATGACCTGGCCTTGCTGCAGCCGGCGCTGGCAAAGATCGAAGGGCTGCATCCTTCCCTGCCGCTGGGAATTCTGTATTGCCTGGGAAATCACGAGTATTTTCGCGATATTGAGCGGGTGCGCCGGGAGTTTACTCAAAGCTCCATTCCGTTGCTGGATAATAGGCATGTCCGGCTGCAGCGGGGTAACGATATGCTGTATGTTGCCGGTGTGGACTATCCCTTAACCCATGATGCTTTTGACCGGCTGAACGTCGCCAGAAGGTATCTGGATACAGCAATGCAGGGCATTCCGGATCAGGCATTCACGCTTCTTTTGGCCCACCATCCCGA encodes the following:
- a CDS encoding putative bifunctional diguanylate cyclase/phosphodiesterase, coding for MPLFLSDSVKQAVRTLSSGKISLKISFWYLVASSLWILLSDQAVALLDVDMPTFIRMNTYKGWTFVLVTAILLYLLVQRFLRTAVESGNKLMIAQQELESSYEELAAAEEELRQQFETFEGQTKTLTLSEWNYRNLYYDALTGLPNRYLLRDRLQKAVEDASAGKEKLAVIFLDLDGFKLMNDTLGHLAGDELLKAVGGRLAASVSGNDTVGRLGGDEFMVLVKNGQSLDNIDATVDKLIQAVATPWQHNGSTYRVTCKAGIALSSESHSTDADALLRQADIAMYQAKEQGKGKYQYYLPDMAIQFSRRLEIETELHRAIEEQQFILHYQPQVAGNGRIVGVEALLRWQHPTKGLIPPQDFIPVAEETGLILKIGEWVLNTACRQSRIWQDAGLPDLLMAVNLSAHQLQQKDLIKVISRAMDKAGVKPENLVLEITETMAMENAEHTVQVLQALRTMGIRIALDDFGVGYSSLIYLKRFHINSLKIDRSFIQDIHTNSEGAIIVRMILALAKNLNYVVVAEGVETVGQLSFLKDLQCDYMQGYLFSEPLPASAMTKLLAQYGNRL
- a CDS encoding ABC-F family ATP-binding cassette domain-containing protein; translation: MISTTALSLRYGKRVLFEDVHIKFTPGNCYGLIGANGTGKSTFLKILSGEVEPSTGSVDITPGERLAVLKQNHYEFDEFEVLKTVIVGHARLYAIMEEKDALYAKSDFSDEDGIKVSELEGEFAELNGWDAETEAAKLLHGLGIGESLHCQKMKDLSGNEKVRVLLAQTLFGNPDILLLDEPTNHLDVESVQWLEDFLYNFENTVIVVSHDRHFLNKVCTHIADIDFGKIQLFVGNYDFWLESSELALRLSKEGNRKTEEKIKELQSFIQRFSANASKSKQATSRKKLLEKLTLEDIKPSSRKYPYIAFKSDREAGDQLLTVEGLTKIIDGEQVLPEVGFRVEKGDKIAFVGPKGLAKTTLFQVLMGEMQANSGDFKWGVTTSQAYFPKDNSSYFDGVDLNLVDWLRQFSRDQDETFIRGFLGRMLFSGEDSQKAANVLSGGEKVRCMIARMMLSGANVLIFDEPTNHLDLESITALNNGLISFEGTVFFVSHDHQFVQTVANRIIEITDNGIVDKRMTYDEYLESKKQ
- a CDS encoding AAA family ATPase, with translation MEIIVGTGVGILAYLQWKGFNILPVLFLLGIVAALFYVGNQHAVGRSFAAMDSRKARQSLIRFEDIGGQDVAKNELCEALEFIKNAAQVREMGIRPLKGVLLTGPPGTGKTLLAKAAAQFTNSSFLAASGSEFVEMYVGVGAQRIRKLFSQARDTARRNKLKSAVIFIDEIDVLGGKRGQSGNNQEHDQTLNELLVQMDGLSLEDEICCLVIAATNRPEALDQALLRPGRFDRQVRVDLPDKKGRLHILHLHTRNKPLAEAVDLEEIAADTFGFSGAHLENVANEAAILALRDGAGQIEMRHLRSAVEKVILGEKLDRTPVAEEKQRVAVHEAGHALVSELTRPGSVATVNVAARNNALGYVRQTQESDIYLYTKDQLLDRIAVALAGAAAEELMLGSRSTGAANDFKQATDVARQIVFAGLSELGVVSADDLPRDLLHQTVRSIIQNAGDKVNALLAGNSDALQRIVGVLQEQDSISGAELRAMMQKIA
- a CDS encoding DUF2179 domain-containing protein, which encodes MLTALVAHPFAGYLFIFFARVMDVSLDVFRLLLLTRGYAMPAALIGFVEVTIFVTALSTVIGSGITDPIKIVAYAAGFATGNLVGIYVEGRMAVGYVAIQIFPSQDYCQDLLDRLRKSDFGFTSLSGQGRSGPREVFIVTVKRKDLPRILQILDETAPDTFFNISDVRSIRGGIFPHRNI
- a CDS encoding metallophosphoesterase; this translates as MRNLAWYIFNVLSVGLILGLNGLACILLARLSDVYKRRWFLPAFWSMTVLSLVTYGAGRIISLRMVTDQTAWLGILVYLTIIWNVGVMVLLALFPVWYGLYRFGNPRRRAGRQVPQPVSAVSRRQFISGVLTAAPVLSMGLASYGVVNAETYIATTRISLPFPSLPAGFDGLKVAQISDTHLGLFFSLKKLDRLLNMIREEQPDLLVITGDFVDDLALLQPALAKIEGLHPSLPLGILYCLGNHEYFRDIERVRREFTQSSIPLLDNRHVRLQRGNDMLYVAGVDYPLTHDAFDRLNVARRYLDTAMQGIPDQAFTLLLAHHPDFITAGFERNIPLSLTGHTHGGQVALFGQALFAFAFKYTRGLYQEKNRYGYVSTGAGHWMPFRFNCPAEMAVFTLKRAGDH